Proteins encoded in a region of the Candidatus Moanabacter tarae genome:
- the yagF gene encoding D-xylonate dehydratase YagF encodes MSNNLIFDLGEKEIYTLRTTTKGPNGKLPLGSDFLRNKPSGTIFGWTQNAGMGWDPAKLGGKEFVILSTQGGIRQPDGSPVALGYHTGHYEIGLLMEEAARVISERGGIPFAGFCSDPCDGRTNGTDGMLDSLPYRNDAAVVLRRLIRSLPTRRGVLGVATCDKGLPAMMMALAKMRDLPSILIPGGVTLLSEEGENTAKVQTIGVRFAHGEISLDHAASVGCKACGSPGGGCQFLGTAASSQIVAEALGISLTHSALSPSGAPIWKDLARRSALALIELEEQGVTGSDILNEVSIQNAMVVHAAFGGSTNLILHLPAIAFEAGLSRPTVSDWQEVNKKVPRIVDALPNGPVGFATVQVFLAGGVPEVMLHLRDLDLLDLSARTVTGKSLGENLEWWEGSERRRILKDKLLLLDGIDPTDVIMNPVKAKSKGLTSTVTFPTGNLAPEGSVIKSTAIDPTLISGEGIFLHEGPARVFSSENDAIEAIKHEGNGGIEKGDIMVLLGIGPLGSGMPETYQVTSALRYSNAGKGVSLLTDGRFSGVSTGACVGHISPEALSGGPIGKVRDGDRIRILVDCVKLEGRIDLLEKDADKLLKERSLNPIVRQHPGLPDDTRLWAALQNVSGGSWQGCVYDVDRILERLIGKNADNMSDR; translated from the coding sequence GGATGGACACAGAATGCAGGGATGGGGTGGGATCCAGCGAAGTTGGGTGGAAAGGAATTTGTTATCCTTAGTACTCAGGGAGGGATACGGCAGCCGGATGGGAGTCCCGTTGCGTTGGGGTATCATACGGGTCACTACGAAATAGGGCTATTAATGGAGGAGGCGGCGCGAGTGATTTCAGAAAGGGGAGGGATTCCCTTTGCAGGGTTTTGTAGTGATCCTTGCGATGGACGGACGAATGGAACTGATGGCATGTTGGATAGTCTCCCGTATAGAAACGACGCTGCGGTTGTATTGAGGCGTCTCATTCGTTCGTTGCCAACACGACGAGGAGTGCTCGGAGTAGCGACTTGCGACAAAGGATTGCCGGCGATGATGATGGCTTTGGCAAAGATGCGAGATCTTCCTTCAATTTTGATTCCAGGAGGAGTTACATTACTTAGCGAAGAGGGCGAAAATACGGCAAAGGTTCAGACAATCGGAGTACGTTTCGCTCATGGCGAAATTTCTTTGGATCACGCGGCATCGGTTGGCTGTAAAGCGTGTGGATCTCCAGGAGGAGGATGTCAATTTCTTGGAACTGCGGCTTCCAGCCAGATCGTGGCGGAAGCGCTTGGAATTAGTCTCACACATTCTGCTCTTTCTCCTTCGGGAGCTCCAATTTGGAAAGATTTGGCGAGGCGATCAGCTCTTGCTTTGATTGAACTTGAGGAGCAGGGAGTTACTGGGAGCGACATTTTAAATGAGGTATCGATTCAGAATGCCATGGTGGTCCACGCTGCTTTTGGTGGGTCTACCAATCTGATTCTTCACTTGCCGGCGATCGCCTTCGAAGCAGGATTAAGCCGTCCAACCGTCTCTGACTGGCAGGAAGTGAATAAGAAAGTGCCAAGAATTGTCGATGCTCTACCAAACGGACCAGTAGGCTTTGCTACGGTACAGGTTTTCCTTGCTGGAGGTGTTCCTGAAGTGATGTTGCATCTGAGAGATCTCGATCTCCTCGATCTTTCTGCGCGAACGGTTACAGGTAAGTCACTTGGAGAAAATCTAGAATGGTGGGAAGGATCAGAGAGGCGTCGTATCTTAAAGGATAAACTTCTCCTGCTTGACGGGATCGACCCCACCGACGTTATAATGAACCCGGTTAAGGCTAAGAGTAAGGGGCTTACGAGCACTGTTACTTTCCCAACGGGTAATCTTGCTCCAGAAGGATCTGTGATTAAAAGCACGGCAATAGATCCGACGCTCATTTCTGGAGAGGGAATTTTTCTGCATGAGGGCCCGGCCCGGGTTTTTAGTTCAGAGAATGACGCTATCGAAGCTATCAAACATGAAGGAAATGGTGGCATAGAGAAAGGGGATATCATGGTTCTTTTGGGTATTGGGCCGCTAGGAAGCGGGATGCCTGAGACCTATCAGGTGACTTCGGCTTTACGCTACTCAAATGCTGGCAAGGGAGTTTCCCTTTTGACGGATGGGCGTTTTTCCGGTGTTTCGACGGGAGCATGCGTTGGACATATCAGCCCTGAGGCGTTGAGTGGAGGTCCAATTGGTAAGGTGCGGGATGGGGACCGCATTCGAATTTTGGTCGATTGTGTTAAGTTAGAAGGTAGGATTGATTTGTTGGAAAAGGATGCAGATAAGCTCCTTAAGGAACGTTCTCTAAATCCGATTGTTCGCCAACATCCTGGGTTGCCCGACGACACACGCCTATGGGCGGCATTACAGAATGTGAGTGGGGGAAGCTGGCAGGGATGTGTCTATGATGTCGATCGGATCTTGGAGAGGTTGATTGGGAAGAATGCCGATAATATGTCAGACCGGTAG